The DNA window TCAACGATAAGGATTCGTATTGATTAAGAAACACTGGGTTCACGGGTTTGGGACAATTATCAATGTGAGTGTATGGCTGGTATGGCGGTGCTGTATAAAATAGGCATGTGGCCAGTAGTAGTTTAATCAGTGAACGAGTTGGCACGGGACTACACTTTTGCTGGAAGGAACATTCTCGCTTTGGCTTTGCATTTTAGGATGAAATCCTGTATTACGGTTTGGTTAGCCCTGTTAGTAGCAGGTGCTTTCGGTGTACCTGCGGTAGATAGACGGGATGTCCAGGATGCGGCCAAATTTCGCTGGTGTGTACCGGCCGAGCTATTGGATGATTGTGTACGTTTAACCGGTACCGCTGCAGTTCCGATCGGATGTGTAGGTGGGATCGATCGTCTAGACTGCTTGCGTAAAGTGCAGAACCGCCAGGCGGATTACCTCGTGGCAGATCCGGAGGATGTTTACGTTGCGTCACACTTCGACAATCAGGATTTTGTCGTATTCAGTGAACTGCGCACGGCCGAAGAACCGACAGCCATGTTCCGTTACGAGGGTATTATGCTGGTGCGGGCGTCCGATAACTTCCACAGCTTGGCTGATCTGCGCGGCAAGCGTTCCTGTCATACCGGGTTCGGGCGTAATGTGGGATATAAAATTCCGGTAACACGGCTGCAGCGTGCCGGCGTGCTAAAGCTACCCCCAGGGGACGGATCGTTATCACCGGTCGAGCGAGAGTTGGCCGGTCTGTCGGAGCTGTTCAGTGCGTCGTGTTTACCGGGTAGCTACTCCTCCGATGCCGGTATCGATCGATTACTGAAGGGTCGCTACGCGAACCTTTGCGAACGTTGCAATCAGCCGCAACAATGTGCCAAAGATGATCGGTATGCCGGGTATGAGGGAGCTATACGATGTTTGGTAGAGAATGGTGGTGACGTGGCATTCAGCAAGACCATATACGTCCGCAAGTACTTCGGGCTGCCCGTGACGCCTGGTGGTTTGCCTGTGCCCGCACTTAATCCAAGCGCACGAGCCGAAGACTTCGTCTATCTGTGTGAGAACGGCACAACTCGTCCGATTGCCGACGGACAACCAGTTTGTTCCTGGGCTCAACGTCCTTGGCAGGTACTACTCGGCAATGGTGATCTGAGTGGTGCAGGATTGCAGGAACTGCAGACACTCGGACAACAGCTTCATCGTTACTGGACCGATCCGAACAACCAAGTATCCGATGCGGACCGACGCACGGCTCAGAAGCTCTGGATTGACCAGAAGGCACCGATAGTGGATCGACAAAATACGGTAGCACCTCGCGAATACCTCGCGCAGGCTAACTACGCGGAAGTGATCGAACGTGAAGGACGCTTCGGTAACGTGCTACGACTCTGCGTCGTATCCGAAGATGAGCGCCAGAAATGTGAGCTGATGCGTCAAGCTGCATATTCGCGGGACATTCGTCCTGCACTGCAGTGCGTCCTAAAGACAGCCGACGCATGTGTGGCCGCAGTACGCGATGGTACCCAAGCCGATGTGGTTGTCCTGAGGCAACCCAATGTCGAGCTGAAGCCACTCATGTGGGAAACGTATGATGACGTAATGGTGGCGATAGCTGATAAGACAATTACCAACGAGCGTCTGCGGAGCGGCCCAGTGTAAGTGTAACAGATCTAAACCGGCTTAAATCAAAGAttacattttacaaattttatcatttgttaGTGCATTGGATTCATCGAATGAACAGGCGGCAGCAGCGGCAAGAATACTTTCTTCGAAGCTACCCTCGCTGCGGGTAGTTGATGTCAATTCACCCGACGGTGTATCCGCCCCGATTCGTATCGTGCGCTCCAAAACATTGACGGAAAATCAGGACAACACGGATAAAGTACTCGTTTGTGTAGATCTAAGCTTTCAACCACTCTCGAACGTAGCAAACTGTCACCTGGAGTCGAATCTCAACTCCGAGCGCAATGCAGCTGCCATCTACGTCCGGCAGGATGTGGATGAAGCCTTGCAGGATAGTGTCGTGCACGCGTTTACCGCTTTGTCCGAAGCATTTGGACGCGGACATTCGAAGGAGCAAGTGTTTCGCATGTTTGGACCATTCCGGCTCCGGGACGGCGAGGTGAAGGAACATTTGATCTTCCACGACTACGCATCAGAACTGGCCGTCAGCAAATAGTCGTGAGGGAGTAATTCGCAACGTATATAACCGAAAACCCCCAGTACAATAGCTTTCGTTTCTGTGTCTATGTTTAGTGCTCTCTAGCTGATGCTTTTTAGCGTCTTCAGCAATCTATACTAAAAAGGTTCAAGAATCACAATTACGAATCCTATATTTGTGTATCACGGCGACGTACACTGCAATTACTCTGTCGTTCCCTTGTGCTAATGAATCGTAAATAAAACTCCTTGTTTATTCAACGGCAAagcaaagcataaaaaaacgaaagtgaGTTCTAgtatttgattgttttattatcattGGCGTGATCATTAtaggaacaaaaaacacttgtCACGATTGTACAGAACCGCAGTTACTGGTGCGACACAAAATGTCTTCTCCAAACACAATTTTATCTCTTCCGTCTTGAACTGCACTTCACCATATAGCTTTTCTCCGGTTATCTCTTCTCATTAAAGACTAATCTACGTGGTTTATTACGACAAAACCTTTGTTAAAATGCATTAGTTTAACACACTAATCTAAGCACTAACGCTAAAGCAGGCCAGTTTATCAAGCTCTTCACTTAATGCCCTTTTTGTCAAGAAATTTGGCTGCCTTGTACATGGTGACGTTGTAAAACTTTGATAATCCCGTGCCCTTTGAAGGTTTCAGAGCGAGGCTCTCGCTAGAACCCCGTTCTACAGTGCCGTTTGTCTTTGCCGAAGATTTCCGCGCGGTGTACTGAGCGTGCATCTTCACCGCTTGCTCCCGTTCAGCAATTTTAACGCGCAC is part of the Anopheles funestus chromosome X, idAnoFuneDA-416_04, whole genome shotgun sequence genome and encodes:
- the LOC125761683 gene encoding transferrin, which codes for MKSCITVWLALLVAGAFGVPAVDRRDVQDAAKFRWCVPAELLDDCVRLTGTAAVPIGCVGGIDRLDCLRKVQNRQADYLVADPEDVYVASHFDNQDFVVFSELRTAEEPTAMFRYEGIMLVRASDNFHSLADLRGKRSCHTGFGRNVGYKIPVTRLQRAGVLKLPPGDGSLSPVERELAGLSELFSASCLPGSYSSDAGIDRLLKGRYANLCERCNQPQQCAKDDRYAGYEGAIRCLVENGGDVAFSKTIYVRKYFGLPVTPGGLPVPALNPSARAEDFVYLCENGTTRPIADGQPVCSWAQRPWQVLLGNGDLSGAGLQELQTLGQQLHRYWTDPNNQVSDADRRTAQKLWIDQKAPIVDRQNTVAPREYLAQANYAEVIEREGRFGNVLRLCVVSEDERQKCELMRQAAYSRDIRPALQCVLKTADACVAAVRDGTQADVVVLRQPNVELKPLMWETYDDVMVAIADKTITNERLRSGPVALDSSNEQAAAAARILSSKLPSLRVVDVNSPDGVSAPIRIVRSKTLTENQDNTDKVLVCVDLSFQPLSNVANCHLESNLNSERNAAAIYVRQDVDEALQDSVVHAFTALSEAFGRGHSKEQVFRMFGPFRLRDGEVKEHLIFHDYASELAVSK